Proteins found in one Canis aureus isolate CA01 chromosome 19, VMU_Caureus_v.1.0, whole genome shotgun sequence genomic segment:
- the CCRL2 gene encoding C-C chemokine receptor-like 2, with translation MDNYVTAPEDDYDVLIEDDLNNDEIKLCHLYETKILSTRVLPQLYATVFLAGLLGSLLVVLILVKHKGLKHMGNIYFLNLAVSNLCFLLALPFWAYAAMHGEVLGNSMCKILVILYSIGLYSEAFFNILLTVQRYLVFINVNFPSTTRAMHWGIISSVLAWVLATLVILPESMFYKPQMESQKYKCSISRPHFLPAEETFWKYFLTLKMNILGFLFPLCIFVFCYARMRRILRSGERGNGLHQLVFAIMAVFLLMWGPYNIALFLSTFKEYFSLHDCKSNYNLDKSVQILRIFATTHCCVNPLLHVFLDTTFRRHLRRLCSVHDSSLLQSTEESARAAPREERDHSTKV, from the coding sequence ATGGATAATTACGTGACAGCCCCAGAGGATGACTATGACGTCCTCATAGAGGATGATCTGAATAACGATGAAATAAAACTGTGCCACCTGTACGAAACCAAGATCCTGTCAACCCGGGTGTTGCCGCAGCTCTACGCCACCGTGTTCCTGGCTGGTCTCCTGGGCAGTCTCTTGGTTGTGCTCATCCTGgtaaaacataaaggactcaagcACATGGGAAATATCTATTTCCTAAACTTGGCAGTTTCAAATTTGTGTTTCTTGCTTGCCCTGCCATTCTGGGCCTATGCTGCGATGCATGGGGAGGTTCTCGGCAACTCCATGTGTAAAATTCTAGTCATACTTTACTCCATAGGCCTGTACAGTGAGGCTTTCTTCAATATCCTCCTGACTGTGCAAAGGTACCTAGTGTTTATCAACGTGAACTTTCCCTCGACCACGAGGGCAATGCACTGGGGCATCATCTCGAGTGTTCTGGCATGGGTCTTAGCCACTCTGGTCATTTTGCCTGAATCCATGTTTTACAAACCTCAGATGGAAAGCCAGAAATACAAGTGTTCCATTAGCAGACCTCACTTCCTGCCGGCTGAAGAGACATTCTGGAAGTATTTTCTCACCTTAAAGATGAACATTTTGGGATTTCTTTTCCCACTGTGCATTTTTGTATTTTGCTACGCGCGAATGAGAAGAATACTAAGGTCTGGAGAGAGGGGGAATGGCCTTCACCAGCTGGTTTTCGCCATAATGGCTGTCTTCCTTCTGATGTGGGGACCCTACAATATTGCACTTTTCCTGTCCACTTTCAAGGAATATTTCTCTCTGCACGACTGTAAGAGCAACTACAACCTGGACAAAAGCGTTCAGATCCTTAGAATTTTCGCGACCACCCACTGCTGCGTCAACCCCCTCCTCCACGTGTTCCTCGACACCACGTTCAGAAGACACCTTCGCCGCCTTTGCTCTGTGCATGACAGCAGTCTGCTCCAGTCCACTGAGGAATCTGCACGAGCTGCACCAAGGGAAGAACGTGACCATTCTACCAAAGTGTAA